The sequence below is a genomic window from Mycobacterium spongiae.
GGACGAGTTGCGCGCCCACTTCCGGTATCCGGAGGACCTCTTCGAGGTGCAACGTGGCCTGCTCGCGAAATATCATGTCGATGAGCCCCGAGAGTTCTTTACCACCAACGCTTTCTGGTCGGTACCGAGCGACCCCACCAATGACAACAGCTCCGCTCAACCGCCGTTCTACGTCCTCGTTGGCGATCAGGAGACCACCAGGCCGTCGTTCCGACTTGCGTCGGCAATGGTTGGCTACAACCGCGAATTCCTCTCGGCGTACATCTCTGCGCACTCGGATCCGGAGAACTACGGCAAGCTGACTGTGCTGCAGTTGCCCACCGATACTTTGACCCAGGGCCCGCAACAGATCCAGAACTCGATGATCTCCGACACCCGGGTTGCCTCGGAGCGGACCTTGCTCGAACGCTCCAACCGGATCCACTACGGCAACCTCTTGTCGCTGCCGATCGCCGATGGCGGTGTGCTCTATGTGGAACCGCTCTATACCGAGCGGATTTCGACGAACCCGAACAGTTCCACCTTCCCGCAACTTTCTCGGGTGCTCGTCAGCGTGCGCGAACCCCGCACTGAAGGTGGGGTCCGGGTCGGCTATGCACCGACCTTGGCGGAAGCCCTCGATCAGGTATTCGGACCCGGAACTGGTCGGGTCGCCACTGCTCCTGGTGGCGATGCCGCCGCCGCGCCACCACCGGAGGCCGGTGGGCAATCGCCGACGACTCCGGGGCCGCCGGTGGCGCTACCACCGGGCACGGTACCCGCCGAACCTCCGGCAGCCGGACCGCAGCGGCCCGGCATCCCGGCCGGGACGGTCGCCGAATTGCGGGAAAAGCTCGCCGAACTACGTGCGGTGCTCGACCAGCTGGAGCGGGCCGTCGACGCGGCCGAAAAGCCTGCTGGTTAGGTCGCTGGCAGGCGGCGTTCGATGATCGTGAGCACACGTTCGGCCCATCGGATGTTCTGTTCTTCGAACGCGATTCCGCGCAGCAACGTCAGGTAAGGACCCACCCGGTCGGTCTCGGCCAGGTAGTCCTCTTCGGTATCGCCGTCGAGCAGGTGAGTGCGTGCTTGCTCGTAGCGGTGCAGTTTTGCCTTGGCCCATTGCAGTCGCTCGACGATAAACTCTCGGACGGCCGGCATGTTACCTGCGTCAGCAGCCTGGACTTTGACCAGAAGCTCATCGCGGATCACCGGGGGCTTCGGCGGCTGGGACGTGAACTGGTGGATGGCTTCGTGGCCGGCCTCGGTCAGTGAGTACATGCGCTTGTTCGGTCGGCGCTCCTGATAGACGATGCGGGGCGCAATCAGGCCTTGACCGGCTAGCCGCTCGAGTTCGCGGTAGAGCTGCTGCGGGGTGGTCATCCAGAAGTTCGACAGCGAGGCATCAAACTCTTTGGCAAGGTCGTATCCGGACGACTCGCCCTCGAGGAGGGCGGCTAGCACTGCATCACCGAGTGACATTGACCCTATTATACAGCGAAGCTATTAATCGTCTAAAATGAATATTCGTTCATGCAGTCAGGACCGCTATCTCATTCGAATCTCGATTAATCGCTCATTGGCATCTAGGAGCACGATGCACCCCTTCCGCAAGGCAGTCGAGGAACGCGACGAGGCCGCCGTCCAGGCCATGCTGGCCGACGACGTCGTGTTCACCAGCCCGGTGTCGTACCAGCCGTACGTCGGCAAGCCGATCACCGCAGCGATATTGCGGGGTGTGTTGCGGGTCTTCGAAGACTTCCACTACATCCGTGAAATCGCTGACCCCAACGGCTGCGACCATGCGTTCGTGTTCGAGGCACGAGTATCCGGGGCAGCGGGCAAGAAGGTCACCGGTTGCGACTTCCTGCATTTCAACGCCGACGGTCTGATCGACGATTTCATGGTGATGGTCCGGCCACTGTCGGGTGCGACTGCGCTGGCCGAGGCGATGGGAGCCCAGTTTGATCGCATCCGGCAGGAGGCTAGCGAACTGGCCTCGAACTAGTCAGCGTGTTCGTCAACCAATAGAGGCCAACAACGAGGGGGTTCGACTATGCGGATCGGCCTGTCCATCAACTACGCCGGTGGGTTCAAAGAAGTTGCGGCCGAAGTGGCCGACCTCGAGCGTGCCGGGCTGGATATTGTCTTTGTCCCCGAGGCGTATTCGTTTGACGCCGTAAGCGCACTCGGTTACCTGGCGGCCAGCACCCAGCGGGTTCAGCTGGCCTCGGGCATCCTGCAGCTCTACACCCGAACGCCGACGCTGACTGCGATGACCGCAGCCGGGCTCGATTACGTCTCCGACGGTCGGTTCACGCTGGGCTTGGGTGCCTCGGGCCCGCAGGTCATCGAGGGCTTCCACGGGGTGCCCTACGACGCCCCGATCGCGCGCACCCGCGAAATCATCGAGATCTGCCGGCAAGTGTGGCGGCGTGAGCGCGTGACGCATTCGGGCCAGCATTACACGATCCCGTTGCCCGCCGATCAGGGCACCGGGCTTGGTAAGGCGCTCAAGCTCATCAATGAGCCTGTTCGCCAACGTATTCCGATACTCGTGGCCGCGCTGGGCCCGAAGAATGTCGAGCTGGCCGCCGAGGTCGCCGAGGGCTGGCAGCCGATCTTCTATCTGCCCGAGAAGGCACCCGACGTGTGGGGCAAGGCACTGGCTGCTGGCCGGGCCAAGCGGGATCCTGAGCTCGGGGACCTCGACGTGTACGCCGGTCCCACGCTCGCCATCGGCGAAAACGTCGAATCACTGCGGGAATTGGTCAAACCGCACTTGGCGCTCTACATCGGTGGCATGGGCGCCAAGGGGAAGAACTTCTACCACTCGCTGGCTACCAACTACGGCTACGGCGCTCAAGCCGACCGGATCCAAGAGCTTTACCTGGCTGGCGACAAAGAGGGCGCCGCCGCGGTGGTGCCCGATGAACTGGTACGAGACATCAACTTGATC
It includes:
- a CDS encoding nuclear transport factor 2 family protein, encoding MHPFRKAVEERDEAAVQAMLADDVVFTSPVSYQPYVGKPITAAILRGVLRVFEDFHYIREIADPNGCDHAFVFEARVSGAAGKKVTGCDFLHFNADGLIDDFMVMVRPLSGATALAEAMGAQFDRIRQEASELASN
- a CDS encoding PadR family transcriptional regulator; this translates as MSLGDAVLAALLEGESSGYDLAKEFDASLSNFWMTTPQQLYRELERLAGQGLIAPRIVYQERRPNKRMYSLTEAGHEAIHQFTSQPPKPPVIRDELLVKVQAADAGNMPAVREFIVERLQWAKAKLHRYEQARTHLLDGDTEEDYLAETDRVGPYLTLLRGIAFEEQNIRWAERVLTIIERRLPAT
- a CDS encoding LLM class F420-dependent oxidoreductase; its protein translation is MRIGLSINYAGGFKEVAAEVADLERAGLDIVFVPEAYSFDAVSALGYLAASTQRVQLASGILQLYTRTPTLTAMTAAGLDYVSDGRFTLGLGASGPQVIEGFHGVPYDAPIARTREIIEICRQVWRRERVTHSGQHYTIPLPADQGTGLGKALKLINEPVRQRIPILVAALGPKNVELAAEVAEGWQPIFYLPEKAPDVWGKALAAGRAKRDPELGDLDVYAGPTLAIGENVESLRELVKPHLALYIGGMGAKGKNFYHSLATNYGYGAQADRIQELYLAGDKEGAAAVVPDELVRDINLIGTPGFVKERLAAFREAGVTTLNVAPIAATSADRVKLIETLRELLD